A single region of the Apium graveolens cultivar Ventura unplaced genomic scaffold, ASM990537v1 ctg3907, whole genome shotgun sequence genome encodes:
- the LOC141701481 gene encoding uncharacterized protein LOC141701481 — MAIIYQPISEELFLTLAKRTTAKEVWEAIKMASLGADRVKKAKAQTLKAEFESLKMNESEQLDDFCLKLNGLVVKIRALGESIGEEYVVKKILRAVPTKFLQIASALEQFGNLETMSVEEVIGSLKAYEERLSRQGKSKEGQQLLMTEEEWSKYEANSGKLLLTREEWLERSNRGGNGFRGRDNQGGRDRIDRSKVKHFNYGAYGHFAAECRKPKKDKVHRGEVNLAQTTDDELALLVAMSNEITNGVILLTKEVVDNMWYLENGASNHMTGCREKFESLDRSMRGQVKFGDGSLAQIEGKGIINILCKNGENRTIHGFYYITTLRSNIIILGQLSEEGNRVVLNGESLWVYDSCGRLLMHVKRSANRHYKIHIDVEYRFSK; from the coding sequence ATGGCGATAATCTATCAACCGATCTCAGAAGAATTGTTCTTGACACTAGCGAAGCGTACAACTGCCAAAGAAGTCTGGGAAGCCATTAAAATGGCGTCCTTAGGTGCTGATAGGGTGAAGAAAGCTAAGGCCCAAACTCTCAAGGCTGAGTTTGAGTCGCTAAAGATGAATGAGTCGGAGCAGTTGGATGATTTTTGTCTGAAATTGAATGGCCTGGTTGTGAAGATCAGGGCACTTGGAGAATCAATTGGAGAGGAGTACGTTGTGAAGAAAATTCTACGTGCAGTCCCAACAAAGTTTCTACAAATTGCCTCAGCCCTTGAGCAATTTGGAAATTTAGAAACGATGTCTGTTGAGGAGGTAATTGGCTCGTTGAAAGCTTATGAAGAACGTCTTTCGAGACAAGGTAAGAGCAAAGAAGGGCAACAACTACTCATGACTGAAGAAGAGTGGTCAAAATATGAAGCCAATAGTGGGAAGCTTCTACTTACACGTGAAGAGTGGCTGGAAAGATCTAATCGAGGTGGAAATGGTTTTCGTGGAAGGGATAACCAGGGAGGTCGTGACAGAATCGATCGAAGTAAAGTAAAGCATTTCAACTATGGAGCATATGGGCATTTTGCTGCCGAGTGTAGAAAACCAAAGAAGGACAAAGTGCACCGTGGAGAAGTAAATTTGGCACAAACCACTGACGATGAACTTGCCCTCCTAGTGGCAATGAGTAATGAAATAACAAACGGTGTGATTTTGCTCACAAAGGAGGTAGTAGACAATATGTGGTATCTCGAGAACGGAGCGAGTAACCATATGACTGGGTGTCGTGAAAAATTTGAAAGTTTGGACAGGTCAATGCGAGGACAGGTGAAATTTGGTGACGGGTCGCTAGCACAAATTGAGGGCAAAGGCATAATCAACATATTATGTAAAAATGGCGAGAACAGAACAATCCACGGATTCTACTATATAACGACATTGCGTAGCAACATTATCATTTTGGGACAACTCTCAGAAGAAGGAAATCGAGTGGTGTTGAACGGGGAAAGCTTGTGGGTTTATGACAGCTGTGGACGTCTCTTGATGCATGTGAAAAGATCTGCAAACCGTCACTACAAAATCCATATTGATGTAGAATACAGATTTAGCAAATGA